In a single window of the Nicotiana tomentosiformis chromosome 10, ASM39032v3, whole genome shotgun sequence genome:
- the LOC104102776 gene encoding polyubiquitin 9-like: MRINVQDDTFKDVNNLSLVVNNNTFEDNSSSGKSSSNSRTFAQMVERDDIIAVVKAYIQEEKGCALELMVGPDDTIGDVKVTVDQDGTIGDVKAAIYEKVGIRFRKQRLIFRGKECGDSELLSDLGMELDSELILRLI; this comes from the exons ATGAGAATTAATGTTCAGGATGACACCTTCAAAGATGTTAACAATCTGTCCTTGGTTGTGAATAATAATACCTTTGAAGATAATAGCTCTTCAGGTAAATCTAGTTCAAATTCAAGAACCTTTGCACAAATGGTTGAGCGAGATGACATTATTGCTGTAGTTAAAGCATACATTCAGGAAGAAAAGG GATGTGCCCTTGAGCTAATGGTAGGGCCTGATGACACCATTGGAGATGTTAAG GTAACAGTGGACCAAGATGGCACAATTGGAGATGTTAAGGCTGCCATTTACGAAAAGGTGGGAATTCGATTTCGTAAACAGAGGTTAATATTTAGAGGAAAAGAGTGTGGTGATTCAGAGCTTCTTTCCGACCTCGGCATGGAACTTGACAGTGAACTAATTCTTCGGTTGATTTGA